The following DNA comes from Candidatus Binataceae bacterium.
AGGGCCACCAGCGAATAGGCGCTGATATCCAGCGCGCTGGCGAAGTTGGCCCGGCTGACGTTGAGAAAGCGATCGCGGAGATCCTCGCGTTGGGCAAACGCGACCGCGTGGACTAGGTAATCCAGCCCACCCCATAGCGAACCTACGCGCTCGAAGAGCGAGCCTATCTGCTGATCGTTGCCGACGTCGAGCTCGCCCAGCACAGTGGCCCCTACCTGCTCCGCCAGTGGCCGTACCCGCCGCTCCAGCACTGCCCCTTGATAAGTCAGCCCCACCTGGGCGCCCTGAGCGGTCAAGTTCTGCACAATCGACCAGGCCAGACTCTTATCGTTGGCCACGCCAATGACCAGCGCGCGCTTGCCTTCGGTAATACCCATCCCAATCGCTGCCTCCGCGGCTTAAGATAACAAGCGCAAGTCGCGCTCGCGCCGTCACCATACCCCGGCAACCGGCGCGGGCAAAAGCCGCCTGTTTAAACTTGGATCGTCATGAGGTCGTGGGCCATCTCCAGCTTGACCTCGGCGGCATGCTCCAAGACCTCGCGGCCGACGTGAGTCATCACCAGCCGGCGCGTGCTCAAACGCGTATGGTTATCCCACAGCTCCGGATAATTAATATGAAAGCGCAGCTGGGTCGATTCGAAATAAGTGCATTCGCATAGGAACAGGTCGCTACCCGCCGAAAATTCGATCAGCTCGTCGGTCCAACCGCTGTCGCCGGAAAAGACCACCGTGCGCCCACCTAGGCTTACCCGAAAGGCCAGTGAGGTTTCATTGACCATATGCGGAGTGCGCATGGTCCGCACCGGGACTCCCGCCACCGTGACCTCGCCGCCGGCTGGCATCGTCACGAAATCTATCCGATCACGCACCAAACTCGCATCGGTCTCCGGGTAGCAGTTGCGAAACAGCGTCCAGGTGCGCTCGGCAAGCTTAGGCGGTCCGGCGATAGTCAGGCGCCGCATAAGCGGATTTTCGTAGAGATATTCCAGGATGAGAAAGGGCAGACCGGCGAAATGGTCGCCATGCAGGTGGCTGATCAGCACCAGGTCGATACTGTTGGTGGCCACGCGCACGCGTTTGAGCGCAGTCAGCAGGGTGGGCCCTGCATCCAACAGAACTCGCTTCTCGCCCGCGTCCAACAGATAGCTGGCCTGAAAATAGCCTTTGCTGGCAAAGGCATCGCCGGCGCCCAGCACCGTCAGCGTCACCGCCATGGCTTACCCTTGGCCTCGACCCAGAACTTACTCATTAGTGCTATTGTGAGACTTGGAGATTGGGTCGCACAAGCTTACCCGGGAGCTTTAAACATGCCTGACCGC
Coding sequences within:
- a CDS encoding MBL fold metallo-hydrolase; translated protein: MAVTLTVLGAGDAFASKGYFQASYLLDAGEKRVLLDAGPTLLTALKRVRVATNSIDLVLISHLHGDHFAGLPFLILEYLYENPLMRRLTIAGPPKLAERTWTLFRNCYPETDASLVRDRIDFVTMPAGGEVTVAGVPVRTMRTPHMVNETSLAFRVSLGGRTVVFSGDSGWTDELIEFSAGSDLFLCECTYFESTQLRFHINYPELWDNHTRLSTRRLVMTHVGREVLEHAAEVKLEMAHDLMTIQV